The following coding sequences lie in one Rutidosis leptorrhynchoides isolate AG116_Rl617_1_P2 chromosome 4, CSIRO_AGI_Rlap_v1, whole genome shotgun sequence genomic window:
- the LOC139839435 gene encoding uncharacterized protein → MDKGKQVEKEYEMFNYVMKSDSDDEEAVKFIKLAYESEALVEYQREKIPRIYIHRDRGGAAERLWNDYFSETPTCPPKKIKRRFRMRCQLFMRIVGDITQITSAIRQLAYGAAPYSLDEYLQMSETSSFTCLENFCHCVIDLYGREYLRDPNATDIARLYSVHEEKHSFRGMLGSIDCMHWQWENCPNAWKGQYTRGDRKGPTVMLEAVASHDMWIWHAFFGMAGSNNDINVLNNSSLFYSLKNGSAPPASFYVNGHQYTKGYYLADGIYPDWATLIKGYSQPTDEKRVKFKRFQESARKDVERTFGVLQGRFAILKCPAR, encoded by the exons ATGGATAAAGGAAAACAAGTTGAAAAAGAGTACGAAATGTTTAATTACGTAATGAAATCGGATTCGGATGATGAAGAAGCCGttaaatttataaaacttgcatacgAATCCGAAGCGTTAGTCGAGTATCAAAGAGAAAAAATACCACGAATTTATATTCATAGAGATCGAGGAGGTGCTGCGGAAcgtttatggaatgattatttttcaGAAACACCAACTTGTCCCCCGAAAAAAATCAAACGCCGTTTTCGCATGCGTTGTCAATTATTCATGCGAATCGTAGGTGATATAACTCAG ATTACATCAGCCATACGTCAATTGGCGTATGGTgctgcaccatattctctagatgAGTATTTGCAAATGAGTGAAACCTCATCTTTTACATGTCTTGAAAATTTTTGTCATTGTGTCATTGATTTATATGGTAGAGAGTATTTGAGGGATCCAAATGCAACTGACATAGCACGTTTATATAGTGTTCACGAAGAAAAACATAGTTTTAGGGGGATGTTGGGTAGTATTGACTGCATGCACTGGCAATGGGAAAATTGTCCAAATGCGTGGAAAGGGCAATACACTAGGGGTGACCGAAAAGGGCCAACGGTCATGCTCGAAGCGGTTGCTTCACATGATATGTGGATTTGGCATGCGTTTTTTGGTATGGCGGGttcaaataatgatattaatgttttAAATAATTCTTCTCTTTTTTATTCACTTAAAAATGGATCCGCGCCACCTGCATCATTTTATGTAAATGGTCACCAGTACACAAAAGGGTATTATCTTGCGGATGGTATATATCCGGATTGGGCAACCCTTATTAAAGGATATTCACAACCAACGGATGAAAAACGTGTGAAGTTCAAAAGGTTTCAAGAAAGTGCTCGCAAAGATGTTGAAAGAACATTTGGTGTTCTTCAAGGTAGATTTGCTATTTTGAAATGCCCGGCCCGATAA
- the LOC139844148 gene encoding protein BIG GRAIN 1-like B — translation MDAATTSRKFRNNQSFSSSLLDEIYRSIDTQQSNNDCFQNNHDERRAPLFKKCNPNYKKPAIGRKSAADIDTGFYSSEYDSMYGFMFKPKPVRTNVYQNDEFINKREKNDSKSEGKHEGKFTKTKSKALKIYSDLKKVKQPISPGGRLSSFLNSLFANGNAKKRNNSSAIASSAVGYTDDLDRKSKSANASTSSSTSSFSRSCLSNTPSSRGKLSKDVKRSVRFYPVSVIVDEDCQPCGHKSLQEEKTMKFSRNSMRKDVIKRDLSEKDRRISEATKKLLKDYHKKVEFDSIRNNEDEDESDSSSDLFELESLTTIGMNKYREELPIYETTRLDTN, via the coding sequence ATGGATGCTGCCACTACTTCCAGAAAGTTCCGAAACAATCAGTCCTTTTCTTCCTCTCTACTCGATGAGATCTACCGTTCAATCGATACTCAACAATCGAATAACGATTGTTTTCAAAACAATCACGATGAAAGAAGAGCACCTTTGTTTAAGAAATGTAATCCGAATTATAAAAAGCCGGCGATCGGAAGAAAATCAGCGGCTGATATCGATACAGGTTTTTATTCGTCCGAATATGATTCTATGTACGGATTCATGTTTAAACCTAAACCTGTACGTACGaatgtctatcaaaatgatgaattcatAAACAAACGAGAAAAAAATGATTCGAAATCGGAAGGTAAACACGAAGGTAAGTTCACGAAAACTAAATCAAAAGCATTGAAGATTTACAGTGATTTGAAGAAAGTGAAGCAGCCGATTTCGCCTGGTGGCCGATTATCCAGTTTTTTAAATTCTCTATTCGCTAATGGAAACGCGAAAAAACGGAACAATTCATCTGCTATTGCCTCTAGTGCCGTAGGTTATACGGATGATTTAGATAGGAAATCAAAATCGGCGAATGCGTCTACGAGTTCGTCAACTTCCTCATTTTCTCGATCGTGTTTAAGTAACACACCGTCGTCTAGAGGGAAATTGAGCAAGGACGTTAAACGATCGGTTAGGTTTTATCCAGTTAGCGTGATTGTTGATGAAGATTGTCAACCGTGTGGTCACAAGTCACTGCAAGAAGAAAAAACGATGAAATTCTCAAGGAATTCGATGAGAAAAGACGTAATTAAGCGTGATTTGAGTGAGAAAGATCGTCGTATATCAGAAGCGACGAAGAAATTGTTGAAGGATTATCATAAGAAAGTTGAATTTGATTCGATTAGAAACAATGAAGACGAAGATGAATCTGACTCGAGCTCGGATCTATTCGAGCTTGAGAGTTTAACCACGATAGGAATGAATAAGTATCGAGAAGAGTTGCCGATATACGAGACAACCCGTCTCGATACTAATTGA